In Micromonospora sp. NBC_01813, the following are encoded in one genomic region:
- a CDS encoding HNH endonuclease has product MPNLRDYLDIRLASACDQWHSIIDRTPVTEGSRQVAFLPVETLICLAASLLVNHRKYGGSTAHRAVEPVPTLARLFRRPNSSVLAKMANLDGSRRNGAKHEVEVAARLLAEPGQLGAAYRILITAARSVGVGPAALPDFLGLAGNEDDLLLIGQRELDEADIVTAIRPAVEVWRESRTDLDERTTERLLMAAVRVGQHRFASEVLRNHGHRCVFCGLSVALPEKRAARMLIASHIKPWRECTHAERLDARNGLTACPTHDVAFDTGLMTVNGGLRIHLKPALAAAVQADPAARAAFGRPPLAEKLLLPDAAMPPDAKYLAWHRQHIFEEAAS; this is encoded by the coding sequence GTGCCAAATCTCCGGGACTACCTCGACATCCGGCTGGCTTCCGCATGTGATCAGTGGCATTCGATCATCGATCGGACTCCGGTCACTGAGGGCAGCAGGCAGGTTGCCTTTCTGCCGGTCGAGACACTTATCTGCCTCGCCGCAAGCTTGTTGGTCAACCACCGCAAGTACGGAGGCTCCACGGCTCACCGGGCGGTCGAACCGGTACCCACGCTCGCGCGGCTGTTTCGGAGGCCCAACAGCAGCGTCCTGGCCAAGATGGCGAACCTCGACGGAAGTCGACGCAACGGCGCGAAGCACGAAGTCGAGGTCGCTGCGCGGCTCCTCGCGGAGCCCGGGCAGCTCGGCGCTGCCTACCGGATTCTGATCACCGCTGCGCGAAGTGTCGGCGTCGGGCCGGCGGCCTTGCCCGATTTCCTTGGCTTGGCCGGCAACGAGGACGACCTTCTCCTGATCGGCCAGCGCGAACTGGATGAGGCAGACATCGTCACCGCTATTCGCCCAGCGGTGGAGGTCTGGCGGGAGTCACGGACCGACCTGGACGAGCGGACGACAGAACGTCTTTTGATGGCGGCCGTTAGAGTCGGCCAGCACCGGTTCGCTAGCGAGGTGTTGCGCAATCACGGGCATCGGTGTGTCTTTTGTGGCCTCTCAGTCGCACTTCCCGAGAAGCGGGCGGCGCGGATGCTCATCGCCAGCCACATCAAGCCGTGGCGGGAGTGCACCCACGCCGAACGGCTCGACGCGCGCAACGGGCTGACCGCCTGCCCTACACACGACGTTGCGTTCGACACCGGCCTGATGACCGTCAACGGCGGGCTGCGCATCCACCTCAAGCCGGCCCTTGCTGCAGCCGTCCAAGCAGATCCGGCCGCCCGCGCAGCGTTTGGGCGCCCTCCGCTGGCCGAGAAGTTGCTCCTGCCGGACGCCGCGATGCCTCCCGACGCCAAGTATCTTGCCTGGCATCGTCAGCACATCTTCGAGGAGGCGGCGAGCTGA
- a CDS encoding NADH-quinone oxidoreductase subunit B codes for MQLPAVLGEPIRFVLNWGRRYSLWVFNFGLACCAIEFIATSMGRHDFIRLGVIPFAHGPRQADLMVVSGTVTDKMAPAIKRLYDQMPEPKYVISFGACSNCGGPYWDSYSVTKGVDQLIPVDVYVPGCPPRPEALLHGILRLQDKIAAERSGIGGVHRPDPLVSPVDLAADPATGPGDPATGSAGQQQSARPKSVDALTAPVVKPPTR; via the coding sequence GTGCAGTTGCCGGCGGTGCTCGGTGAGCCGATCCGGTTCGTACTGAACTGGGGTCGCCGCTACTCGCTCTGGGTGTTCAACTTCGGCCTGGCCTGCTGCGCGATCGAGTTCATCGCCACCAGCATGGGCCGGCACGACTTCATCCGGCTCGGTGTCATCCCGTTCGCCCACGGGCCGCGCCAGGCGGACCTGATGGTCGTCTCCGGCACCGTCACCGACAAGATGGCGCCGGCGATCAAGCGGCTCTACGACCAGATGCCCGAGCCCAAGTACGTCATCTCGTTCGGTGCCTGCTCCAACTGTGGCGGCCCGTACTGGGACTCGTACTCGGTGACCAAGGGCGTCGACCAGCTGATCCCGGTCGACGTGTACGTGCCCGGCTGCCCGCCCCGGCCCGAAGCGCTGCTGCACGGCATCCTGCGCCTGCAAGACAAGATCGCCGCCGAGCGCTCCGGCATCGGCGGCGTGCACCGGCCCGACCCGCTTGTCTCCCCGGTCGACCTGGCCGCCGACCCGGCCACTGGCCCAGGGGACCCGGCTACCGGTTCGGCCGGGCAGCAGCAGAGCGCCCGGCCGAAGTCGGTCGACGCGCTCACCGCACCGGTCGTCAAACCACCGACCCGCTGA
- a CDS encoding DUF2252 domain-containing protein: MAIDPAAFRRKFRKMAASPFAFYRGSACLFYADQTEPGGQFNDDSFCDERTSRVWIHGDLHAENFGTYMNGSGELVFNVNDFDEAYVGPFLWDLRRFAASVALIGYAKALSDDVIGTLVRRFATAYLTELRAIVAGGDDAIGSITLANADGVLRHVLQEARLNTRVALLDNITTINDYERRFIVRDGVFEVGDDDRAAVIAAFADYLTTLPQRAGGGRAVAAQIKDIVLRKGVGIGSAGLPSYSILLEGHTQALENDVIVYMKQAQVPAVARHIDDDGIRSYFQHQGHRTAESQRALQAHADPWLGFTELGGVGQLVAEVSPYAADLDWADVNELTELTGVVADLAHSVARMHSVADDESSHDLVDFSTEEAIVAAVDKDEAGFVEGLVDFAHRYGARARTDHRIFVDLFRNGQLPWV; encoded by the coding sequence ATGGCCATCGACCCGGCCGCCTTCCGGCGCAAGTTCCGCAAGATGGCCGCCAGCCCGTTCGCGTTCTACCGGGGCAGCGCCTGCCTGTTCTACGCCGACCAGACCGAGCCCGGCGGGCAGTTCAACGACGACAGCTTCTGCGACGAGCGGACCAGCCGGGTCTGGATCCACGGTGACCTGCATGCGGAGAACTTCGGCACCTACATGAACGGCTCCGGCGAGCTGGTCTTCAACGTCAACGACTTCGACGAGGCGTACGTCGGCCCGTTCCTCTGGGACCTGCGCCGCTTCGCCGCCAGCGTCGCCCTGATCGGCTACGCCAAGGCGCTCTCCGACGACGTCATCGGCACCCTGGTCCGGCGGTTCGCCACCGCGTACCTGACCGAGCTGCGGGCGATCGTGGCCGGCGGAGACGACGCGATCGGCTCGATCACGTTGGCCAACGCCGACGGGGTGCTGCGCCACGTGCTGCAGGAGGCCCGGCTCAACACCCGGGTCGCCCTGCTCGACAACATCACCACGATCAACGACTACGAGCGGCGGTTCATCGTCCGCGACGGCGTGTTCGAGGTCGGCGACGACGACCGGGCGGCGGTGATCGCCGCGTTCGCCGACTACCTGACGACGTTGCCGCAGCGGGCCGGCGGGGGCCGGGCGGTCGCCGCCCAGATCAAGGACATCGTGCTACGCAAGGGCGTCGGCATCGGCTCGGCCGGGCTGCCGTCGTACAGCATCCTGCTCGAAGGCCACACCCAGGCGTTGGAGAACGACGTCATCGTCTACATGAAGCAGGCTCAGGTGCCGGCCGTCGCCCGGCACATCGACGACGACGGCATCCGCTCCTACTTCCAGCACCAGGGCCACCGGACGGCGGAGTCGCAGCGGGCCTTGCAGGCGCACGCCGACCCGTGGCTGGGCTTCACCGAGCTGGGCGGTGTCGGGCAGCTGGTCGCCGAGGTGTCGCCGTACGCCGCCGATCTCGACTGGGCCGACGTGAACGAGCTGACCGAACTGACCGGCGTGGTCGCCGACCTGGCCCACTCGGTGGCCCGGATGCACTCGGTCGCCGACGACGAATCCAGCCACGACCTGGTCGATTTCTCCACCGAGGAGGCGATCGTCGCGGCCGTCGACAAGGACGAGGCCGGGTTCGTCGAGGGCCTGGTCGACTTCGCCCATCGGTACGGGGCCCGCGCCCGCACCGACCACCGGATCTTCGTCGACCTGTTCCGCAACGGCCAACTGCCCTGGGTCTGA
- a CDS encoding TetR/AcrR family transcriptional regulator produces MPAARKERADAVRNRETVLAAAGRLLDATDDPDQVSMDDIAKAAGVGKGTLFRGFGDRIGLLQALAVQRSAALLPAAGGGGDAESAGNAAGAAGNGTPADRAIAIFDAILAYKQANRSLALALESAGRGSPYLNPAYDELHRHLAGIISGVRGPDDADYLAHALLAAVRSDLLHQLRDEPPERIRAGVVALIRAVLD; encoded by the coding sequence ATGCCGGCGGCACGCAAGGAACGGGCCGACGCCGTACGCAACCGGGAAACCGTGCTGGCCGCCGCCGGCCGACTGCTCGACGCCACCGACGACCCCGACCAGGTCTCGATGGACGACATCGCCAAGGCCGCCGGCGTCGGCAAAGGCACCCTGTTCCGCGGCTTCGGCGACCGGATCGGGTTGCTGCAGGCGCTCGCCGTGCAGCGCAGCGCCGCGCTACTACCGGCAGCCGGCGGAGGTGGGGACGCCGAGTCAGCCGGTAACGCTGCCGGAGCAGCCGGGAACGGGACCCCGGCGGACCGGGCCATCGCGATCTTCGACGCGATCCTCGCCTACAAGCAGGCCAACCGGTCGCTGGCGCTCGCGCTGGAAAGCGCCGGCCGGGGCAGCCCGTACCTCAATCCCGCGTACGACGAACTGCACCGCCACCTGGCCGGCATCATCTCCGGCGTACGCGGCCCGGACGACGCCGACTACCTGGCGCACGCCCTGCTCGCCGCCGTCCGCAGCGACCTGCTGCACCAGCTGCGCGACGAGCCGCCGGAGCGGATCAGGGCCGGCGTCGTCGCCCTGATCCGCGCCGTCCTCGACTGA
- a CDS encoding nuclear transport factor 2 family protein, with the protein MTDSPSPAASVLHRGLDLMLAKDMPGFLALWHDDATAEFPFAPTGFPRRLDGIAAITDYLIDYPERLDIAEFSEPTVHQSTDPTVVIAEFTSTGTVVATGQPYQMPYIAVLTVRDGKIAHYRDYWDPIVAAAVATNV; encoded by the coding sequence TTGACCGACTCACCCAGCCCCGCCGCCAGCGTCCTGCACCGCGGCCTCGACCTGATGCTCGCCAAGGACATGCCCGGCTTCCTCGCGCTGTGGCACGACGACGCGACCGCCGAGTTCCCGTTCGCGCCGACCGGCTTCCCGCGCCGCCTCGACGGCATCGCCGCCATCACCGACTACCTCATCGACTACCCGGAGCGGCTCGACATCGCCGAGTTCTCGGAGCCCACCGTGCACCAGAGCACCGACCCGACGGTCGTGATCGCCGAGTTCACCAGCACCGGCACCGTCGTGGCCACCGGACAGCCGTACCAGATGCCGTACATCGCGGTGCTGACCGTGCGGGACGGCAAGATCGCCCACTACCGCGACTACTGGGACCCGATCGTCGCGGCGGCGGTGGCCACCAATGTCTGA
- a CDS encoding NmrA family NAD(P)-binding protein, whose protein sequence is MSDLQPVLVTGATGKTGRRIVDALIARHHPVRAASRQRPTEQRATEQRPTDPDAAARHVLFDWHDPATHRAAVDGVHAIYLIPPPGTTDPAAQLEPFLDLAHDAGVRRIVLLSSSAFQAGDPGFGQVHATIAKQFPQWAVLRPSWFLQNFVGEHPHAHSIRRDGEIVTATAAGKVAFIDVADIAAVAVRALTDLTPHNTEHLLTGPQAHSYAEVAAMISEVSGRPVRHTAIGVDEMSRRLAGFGIPDAFAAVLAGLDGDIAAGSEDRTTSTVHDVTGRAPTSLRDFGLTHAAHWRPTVSSMS, encoded by the coding sequence ATGTCTGACCTGCAGCCCGTCCTGGTGACCGGCGCGACCGGCAAGACCGGCCGGCGCATCGTCGACGCACTCATCGCCCGGCACCACCCGGTCCGCGCCGCCAGCCGGCAGCGCCCCACCGAGCAGCGCGCCACCGAGCAGCGCCCCACCGACCCGGACGCCGCCGCCCGGCACGTCCTCTTCGACTGGCACGACCCGGCGACCCACCGGGCCGCCGTCGACGGCGTACACGCCATCTATCTGATCCCGCCGCCCGGCACCACCGACCCGGCCGCACAGCTCGAACCCTTCCTCGACCTGGCCCACGACGCCGGAGTACGGCGGATCGTGCTGCTCAGCTCGTCGGCGTTCCAGGCCGGCGACCCCGGATTCGGCCAGGTGCACGCCACGATCGCCAAACAGTTCCCGCAGTGGGCGGTGCTGCGCCCCTCCTGGTTCCTGCAGAACTTCGTCGGCGAGCACCCGCACGCGCACAGCATCCGGCGCGACGGCGAGATCGTCACCGCCACCGCCGCCGGCAAGGTCGCCTTCATCGACGTCGCCGACATCGCCGCCGTCGCGGTACGGGCGCTGACCGACCTGACCCCGCACAACACCGAACATCTGCTCACCGGCCCGCAGGCACACAGCTACGCCGAGGTCGCGGCGATGATCAGCGAGGTCAGCGGCCGGCCGGTGCGGCACACCGCGATCGGCGTCGACGAGATGAGCCGCCGGCTCGCCGGCTTCGGCATCCCGGACGCCTTCGCCGCCGTCCTGGCCGGCCTGGACGGTGACATCGCCGCCGGATCCGAGGACCGGACCACCAGTACGGTCCACGATGTCACCGGCCGGGCACCGACGAGCCTGCGCGACTTCGGCCTCACCCACGCCGCCCACTGGCGACCGACGGTCTCGTCCATGTCGTAG
- a CDS encoding glucose 1-dehydrogenase — protein sequence MRALTVTPGKADSLRLVDDAPEPPRDEGEVLVEAVAVGICGTDSEILAGDYGEPPAGRDDLVIGHESLGRVIEDPTGAMQPGDLVAGIVRHRDPVPCPYCAAGEWDLCSNGRYTECGIKGVDGFARQRWRVPSEYAVPLRPELGLAGVLLEPTSVVAKAWDNVDRIGARGFWAPQRVLVTGSGPIGLLAAMLSVQRGLETHVLARGKTGPKPELARRLGATYHTVPVAELDFDPDVIIECTGAPMVVHDVFGKLAPNGVACLTGINSKAHHIELDLNELNRCLVMKNNVIFGTVNANRRHWRQAADALARADHGWLMDMITHRYGLDDYAQAYAEQSGIKTVIEF from the coding sequence ATGCGCGCATTGACTGTCACCCCGGGCAAGGCCGATTCGCTGCGGCTCGTCGACGACGCGCCGGAGCCGCCGCGCGACGAGGGCGAGGTGCTGGTCGAGGCGGTCGCGGTCGGCATCTGCGGTACGGATTCGGAGATCCTCGCCGGTGACTACGGCGAGCCGCCGGCCGGGCGGGACGATCTGGTGATCGGCCACGAGTCGCTGGGGCGGGTGATCGAGGACCCGACCGGCGCGATGCAGCCCGGTGACCTGGTCGCCGGGATCGTCCGGCACCGGGATCCGGTGCCGTGCCCGTACTGCGCGGCCGGCGAGTGGGACCTGTGCAGCAACGGGCGGTACACCGAGTGCGGGATCAAGGGCGTCGACGGGTTCGCCCGGCAGCGGTGGCGGGTCCCTTCGGAGTACGCCGTACCGCTGCGGCCGGAGTTGGGGCTGGCCGGGGTGCTGCTGGAGCCGACCAGCGTGGTCGCCAAGGCGTGGGACAACGTCGACCGGATCGGCGCGCGGGGCTTCTGGGCGCCGCAGCGGGTGCTGGTCACCGGCTCCGGGCCGATCGGGTTGCTGGCCGCGATGCTGAGCGTGCAACGTGGCCTGGAGACGCACGTGCTGGCGCGGGGCAAGACCGGGCCGAAGCCGGAGCTGGCCCGCCGGCTGGGTGCGACATACCACACGGTGCCGGTCGCCGAGCTGGACTTTGACCCGGACGTCATCATCGAGTGCACCGGCGCGCCGATGGTGGTGCACGACGTGTTCGGCAAGCTGGCGCCGAACGGCGTGGCCTGCCTGACCGGGATCAACTCGAAGGCGCACCACATCGAGCTGGACCTCAACGAGCTGAACCGTTGCCTGGTGATGAAGAACAACGTCATCTTCGGCACGGTCAACGCCAACCGGCGGCACTGGCGGCAGGCCGCCGACGCGCTGGCCCGCGCCGACCACGGCTGGCTGATGGACATGATCACCCACCGGTACGGCCTGGACGACTACGCCCAGGCGTACGCCGAGCAGAGCGGCATCAAGACGGTCATCGAGTTCTGA
- a CDS encoding YciI family protein has translation MAQYLMSVLTDSTELATEPEMAAIGAFNEQLKADGHWVFAGGLAAPDTATVVDGRAGSAGPDAEPVFTDGPYLESKEWIAGFWIIEAPHLDVASRLAALGSKHCNRRIELRPFLGG, from the coding sequence ATGGCGCAGTACCTGATGTCCGTTCTGACTGATTCGACCGAGCTCGCCACCGAGCCGGAGATGGCTGCGATCGGTGCCTTCAACGAGCAGCTCAAGGCCGACGGTCACTGGGTCTTCGCCGGCGGCCTCGCCGCACCTGACACGGCGACCGTCGTCGACGGCCGGGCCGGGTCGGCGGGGCCGGACGCGGAGCCGGTGTTCACCGACGGGCCCTACCTGGAGTCGAAGGAGTGGATCGCCGGCTTCTGGATCATCGAAGCCCCGCACCTCGACGTGGCGTCGCGGCTCGCCGCCCTCGGGTCGAAGCACTGCAACCGCCGGATCGAGCTCCGACCGTTCCTGGGCGGATGA
- a CDS encoding RNA polymerase sigma factor, with product MSDVGEVIARVHRAQWARVVATLARRFGDLDIAEEMAAEAFATAVERWPVDGVPPNPGGWLTTTAHRKAIDQVRREARRTAKHREALMLSDPTDLSDPADVFGTAAPPGGVIDDDRLRLVFTCCHPALAMPARVALTLRMVGGLTVPEIARAFLTQEAAMGRRITRAKEKIKAAKIPYGVPSRADVPARVTGVLAVLYLIFNEGYLTSNPERQAVRGDLTAEAIRLTRLVHALLPAAGEADGPAAGEAAGKAAGEAAGLLALMLLTEARRPARVSASGALVPLDQQDRRAWDRQLIAEGHALVRARLASGQPPGRYQLLAAINAVHTDARAARDTDWSQVVALYDQLARLDPSPIVRLNRAIAVAELDGPQVALAQVDDLPLQGYHAFHATRADLLRRLGRGEAARAAYDRAIGLAGNTAETAYLTRRRDQP from the coding sequence ATGAGTGACGTCGGCGAGGTGATCGCCCGGGTCCATCGTGCACAGTGGGCCCGGGTCGTCGCCACCCTGGCCCGGCGCTTCGGCGACCTCGACATCGCCGAAGAAATGGCCGCCGAGGCGTTCGCGACCGCCGTCGAGCGCTGGCCGGTCGACGGCGTCCCGCCGAACCCGGGCGGTTGGCTCACCACCACCGCCCACCGCAAGGCCATCGACCAGGTGCGGCGCGAGGCCAGGCGCACGGCGAAACACCGGGAGGCGTTGATGCTGTCCGACCCCACTGACCTGTCCGACCCCGCTGACGTGTTCGGCACCGCTGCCCCGCCCGGCGGCGTGATCGACGACGACCGGCTCCGCCTCGTTTTCACCTGCTGCCATCCGGCTCTCGCCATGCCGGCCCGGGTCGCGTTGACGCTGCGGATGGTCGGTGGGCTCACCGTGCCCGAGATCGCCCGCGCGTTCCTGACCCAGGAGGCCGCGATGGGCCGGCGGATCACCCGCGCGAAAGAGAAAATCAAAGCCGCGAAGATTCCGTACGGGGTGCCGTCACGCGCGGACGTGCCAGCCCGGGTCACCGGAGTGCTCGCCGTCCTCTACCTGATCTTCAACGAGGGCTACCTGACCTCGAACCCGGAGCGGCAGGCGGTCCGTGGCGACCTGACCGCCGAGGCGATCCGGCTGACCAGGCTGGTCCATGCCCTGCTGCCAGCCGCCGGCGAGGCCGACGGGCCGGCTGCCGGCGAGGCCGCTGGCAAAGCTGCCGGCGAGGCCGCCGGACTGCTGGCGTTGATGCTGCTCACCGAGGCCCGCCGGCCCGCCCGGGTGTCGGCCAGCGGTGCCCTCGTCCCCCTCGACCAGCAGGACCGTCGCGCCTGGGACCGCCAGCTGATCGCCGAAGGCCACGCCCTGGTCCGCGCCCGACTCGCCAGTGGCCAGCCGCCGGGGCGCTACCAGCTCCTCGCCGCGATCAACGCCGTCCACACCGACGCGCGCGCCGCCCGGGACACCGACTGGTCGCAGGTCGTCGCGCTCTACGACCAACTGGCCCGCCTCGACCCGTCGCCGATCGTGCGGCTCAACCGGGCCATCGCCGTCGCCGAACTCGACGGCCCGCAGGTCGCCCTGGCCCAGGTGGACGATCTGCCGCTGCAGGGCTACCACGCCTTCCACGCCACCCGGGCCGACCTGCTGCGCCGGCTGGGCCGAGGCGAAGCGGCGCGGGCCGCTTACGACCGGGCCATCGGGCTGGCCGGCAACACCGCCGAGACGGCGTACCTCACCCGTCGCCGCGACCAGCCTTAG
- a CDS encoding NADH-quinone oxidoreductase subunit C, which produces MTPEEIGARLVTLLEQSGLTQGVTATVSAGGGRYARATVDVPVGSWPTALRTARDDIDLACDFFDWLSAVDELDAGFAIVAHLWSIRHRHGVLLRTRVPRDNPQLPSVVDVFPGADWHERETYEMFGVDFTGHPGLTPLLLPPQFEGHPLRKEFVLASRVAKPWPGAKEPGEPGGGGARRAPMRPPGVPLPSEWGPEAARARAAESDPDGGTA; this is translated from the coding sequence ATGACCCCGGAGGAGATCGGCGCCCGACTGGTCACCCTGCTGGAACAGTCGGGCCTGACCCAAGGTGTCACCGCAACGGTCTCTGCAGGCGGGGGCCGCTACGCGCGGGCCACCGTCGACGTGCCGGTCGGCAGCTGGCCGACCGCGCTGCGCACCGCCCGCGACGACATCGACCTGGCCTGCGACTTCTTCGACTGGCTTTCGGCCGTCGACGAACTCGACGCCGGCTTCGCCATCGTCGCCCACCTGTGGTCGATCCGGCACCGGCACGGCGTACTGCTGCGGACCAGGGTGCCCCGCGACAACCCGCAGCTGCCGTCGGTGGTCGACGTCTTCCCCGGCGCCGACTGGCACGAGCGGGAAACGTACGAGATGTTCGGCGTCGACTTCACCGGCCACCCCGGCCTGACCCCGCTGCTGCTGCCGCCACAGTTCGAAGGCCACCCGCTGCGCAAGGAGTTCGTCCTCGCCTCCCGGGTCGCCAAGCCGTGGCCAGGCGCGAAGGAGCCCGGCGAACCCGGCGGCGGCGGGGCCCGCCGCGCCCCGATGCGGCCACCGGGCGTACCGCTGCCGTCCGAATGGGGCCCGGAGGCGGCCAGGGCCCGCGCCGCCGAGAGCGACCCCGACGGAGGTACGGCCTGA
- the nuoH gene encoding NADH-quinone oxidoreductase subunit NuoH, with protein MPLWLELTIRVGAVVVAFLTLPLIVGQLEHKAMAHMQGRLGPMYAGGFHGWAQLIADGVKFVQKEDITPRAADRPVFRLAPAIALVPYLLVMLVIPLGPNDLVGQPLDVGLFFVLAVMGVGVVAVLMAAWASANKYSLLGGLRGAAQLLAYELPLVLSAASIAMAAGTLSLSGIVQAWQPWWLLWQAPALVVFFLAGMAEIRRPPFDMPIADSELVFGYLTEYTGLRFAFFLLAEYAGIVVIAALTTVLFLGGWQGPFGDDQLGWLWTLLKVFAVAFVIIWLRVSFPRLREDQLQRLCWLVLVPLALAQLVLTAGVKVAIG; from the coding sequence ATGCCGCTCTGGCTGGAGCTGACGATCCGGGTCGGTGCCGTCGTCGTCGCATTCCTCACCCTGCCGCTGATCGTCGGGCAGCTGGAACACAAGGCGATGGCACACATGCAGGGCCGGCTCGGCCCGATGTACGCCGGTGGCTTCCACGGCTGGGCACAACTCATCGCCGACGGCGTCAAGTTCGTGCAGAAGGAAGACATCACCCCACGCGCCGCCGACCGGCCGGTGTTCCGACTCGCCCCGGCGATCGCGCTCGTGCCGTACCTGCTGGTCATGCTCGTGATCCCACTCGGGCCGAACGACCTCGTCGGCCAGCCGCTCGACGTCGGCCTGTTCTTCGTCCTGGCCGTGATGGGCGTCGGTGTCGTCGCCGTGCTGATGGCCGCCTGGGCGTCGGCCAACAAGTACAGCCTGCTCGGCGGGCTGCGCGGCGCCGCCCAACTGCTCGCCTACGAGCTGCCGCTGGTGCTGTCGGCCGCCAGCATCGCGATGGCCGCCGGCACCCTGTCGCTGTCCGGCATCGTGCAAGCGTGGCAGCCGTGGTGGCTGCTCTGGCAGGCCCCCGCACTGGTCGTGTTCTTCCTCGCCGGGATGGCCGAGATCCGCCGCCCACCGTTCGACATGCCGATCGCCGACTCCGAGCTGGTCTTCGGCTACCTCACCGAATACACCGGACTGCGGTTCGCGTTCTTCCTGCTCGCCGAATACGCCGGGATCGTCGTCATCGCCGCCCTGACCACCGTGCTGTTCCTCGGCGGCTGGCAGGGGCCGTTCGGCGACGACCAACTCGGCTGGCTCTGGACGCTGCTCAAGGTGTTCGCCGTCGCATTTGTCATTATCTGGCTGCGGGTATCGTTTCCTCGACTACGGGAAGACCAGTTACAACGGTTGTGCTGGCTCGTACTGGTCCCGCTCGCCCTGGCCCAACTGGTGCTGACCGCCGGAGTCAAGGTCGCCATCGGCTGA
- a CDS encoding NuoI/complex I 23 kDa subunit family protein yields MSDKEHGSGHGEGLLKGLATTFKTMVTPAHTQQYPDVAPELPPRSRGVIALLAENCTVCMLCARECPDWCIYIDSHKEEVSVPGAARARQRNVLDKFDIDFSLCMYCGICIEVCPFDALYWSPEFEYAEYDIRNLLHDKEHLGEWMASVPPPPAHDPNGEPAKEETTAARKAAGPAAGAGRAAGPAGGASA; encoded by the coding sequence ATGAGCGACAAGGAGCACGGCAGCGGGCACGGCGAGGGTCTGTTGAAGGGCCTGGCGACCACCTTCAAGACGATGGTCACCCCGGCCCACACCCAGCAGTACCCGGATGTGGCCCCGGAGCTGCCGCCGCGGAGCCGTGGGGTGATCGCCCTGCTGGCGGAGAACTGCACGGTCTGCATGCTCTGCGCCCGGGAGTGTCCCGACTGGTGCATCTACATCGACTCGCACAAGGAGGAGGTGTCGGTGCCGGGGGCGGCACGGGCGCGGCAGCGCAACGTGCTGGACAAGTTCGACATCGACTTCTCGCTCTGCATGTACTGCGGCATCTGCATCGAGGTGTGTCCGTTCGACGCGCTCTACTGGTCGCCCGAGTTCGAGTACGCCGAGTACGACATCCGTAACCTGCTGCACGACAAGGAGCACCTCGGCGAGTGGATGGCCAGCGTGCCGCCGCCGCCGGCGCACGATCCGAACGGTGAACCGGCCAAGGAGGAGACCACCGCCGCCCGCAAGGCCGCCGGACCTGCCGCCGGGGCCGGCCGGGCCGCCGGACCGGCTGGCGGGGCGTCGGCGTGA
- a CDS encoding NADH-quinone oxidoreductase subunit J family protein, producing MTGADVLLLALGAVAVGAGFLVVTTAHIVRAGLYLVACLGAVAGSYLVLAAELVAWVQVLIYVGAVVVLLLFAVMLTRAPIGAADDLDRPGWPAALIGGGAGLGLAALFVDAYRWSSVELPDVGTAERLGTVIFGSWVLPFEVLSVLLLSALIGAIVLSRPDVGAAPAAGSPPDSGAPVEPGGRG from the coding sequence GTGACCGGGGCGGACGTGCTGCTGCTCGCCCTCGGCGCGGTCGCCGTCGGCGCCGGCTTCCTGGTGGTGACCACCGCGCACATCGTGCGCGCCGGCCTCTACCTCGTCGCCTGCCTCGGCGCGGTAGCCGGCAGCTACCTGGTGCTCGCCGCCGAGCTGGTCGCCTGGGTGCAGGTGCTGATCTACGTCGGCGCGGTGGTGGTGCTGCTGCTGTTCGCGGTGATGCTCACCCGGGCACCGATCGGGGCGGCCGACGACCTGGACCGCCCCGGCTGGCCGGCCGCGCTGATCGGCGGCGGGGCCGGGCTGGGGCTGGCAGCGTTGTTCGTCGACGCCTACCGCTGGTCCAGCGTGGAACTGCCCGACGTCGGCACCGCCGAGCGCCTCGGTACGGTGATCTTCGGCAGCTGGGTGCTGCCGTTCGAGGTGCTGTCGGTGCTGCTGCTGTCGGCGCTGATCGGGGCGATCGTGCTGTCCCGCCCCGACGTCGGAGCAGCACCCGCCGCCGGCTCGCCGCCCGACAGCGGGGCGCCGGTTGAGCCGGGCGGGCGCGGCTGA